From Verrucomicrobiota bacterium, one genomic window encodes:
- a CDS encoding cupin domain-containing protein: protein MQTSATLDDRAARYLIAQLDQIDPLRCPCGFARRAFATAENSLASVHQVDIQLDARTHYHKKMTEIYIVLEGEGAIELDGQTFPVKPMTSIMIKPGCRHRAIGRLKIINVAIPAFDPKDEWFD, encoded by the coding sequence ATGCAAACCTCCGCCACGCTCGATGACCGCGCCGCCAGATATCTGATCGCCCAGCTTGATCAAATCGATCCGCTGCGTTGCCCGTGCGGCTTTGCCCGCCGCGCTTTCGCGACCGCAGAGAACTCCCTGGCCAGCGTCCACCAGGTGGATATCCAGCTCGATGCCCGGACGCATTATCACAAAAAGATGACGGAGATTTACATCGTGCTCGAAGGGGAGGGCGCGATTGAACTGGATGGACAAACTTTCCCGGTCAAGCCCATGACTTCGATCATGATCAAGCCTGGCTGCCGCCACCGCGCTATCGGCCGGCTGAAAATCATCAACGTGGCCATCCCGGCGTTCGATCCGAAAGACGAGTGGTTTGACTGA